From Spirochaetota bacterium:
CCCGTCGAGGTATTCCCGGTCCATGTCCGCGTAGCGCCGTTCCGCGCGCACCAGGAGATGATCTTTATGCAGACGCTCCTCTCGATCGGAAAGAAGCGTCGAGACGCCGATCACGCGCTCCGGCGCGATGCCCTCATCGCAGCCGAGCGCGGCGAGCATGGGGTTCAGCGCGCGAAGCGCCATCCAGCGGATGGTCCAGGCGTTGCTCGCCGAGACGATCCACACCTCGTAGCGGTTGGTGATGAGCGCGGCGATGAGCTCGATCATCTCCGGGTAGAAGAAGGGGACGGGATAGGAGCTCACCCCCGGCGTGACCTCAATGCGTCTGGCGACAAAGGGCTCGCTCTGCGCGTACACCAGCTCCGTGGCGCCGGTCACCTCTGCGACCGAGAGGCCCCGCATCGCCTCCACGGCCCACACGTAGCCGTTCGAGAGCGGCGCGAAGTCGCCGGCCTGATGGGTCGTCGCGCCGAGGAGCTCCTCGTAATAGACGGTGAGGTCCGGGCAGGCGGAGAGGCTGACCGTTTCGCCCGCCGGGGAACGAAACGGCGGCGCAAGCTCGGCGGGGATATCATCCTTCTTTATATACTTCTCCTTCGCGAGAAGCGCGAGCGTGGCCTCGCCGATATCGCCGCAGACGATAGTGTTGTCGAAATCGAATACCACCGGCAGGTTCTTTCCGGCTCCGGCGGCGATTAATGTTTCCAGTCCGGATCGTGTCCGCTCCGACCAGCCCTTTCCCGAAAGCATCATTCTATTTAGCTTCCCTTCGGCCGCGCGTTCCAGATGGAAACCATAAGGAGGGCCGACACCACCGAGAGACCCGCAAGCACCCAGAACACGAGCGACCAGTCGCCCTTCGCGAGGTCTTTAAGCAGTCCGATTCCGGCTCCGGAAAAAATCGCGCCGGTCGCCCCGAGGCTCATGGTGAGGCCCGTGGCGATCGAGGCGGCGCGCGGATGGCTGAGGTCGATCGTGGCCGCGCCGCTCATAAGCATATCGGGCCCGTAAATAAGAAAGCCGGCGAGGCCGAGCATGGCGGTGGCAAGGACCCAGGAACCGGCCGGTATCGCGACGAAGATTGCGCAGACCCCGGCAAGGCCGAAGAGCATGATGGCACAGACCGGAGCCCGCCGCCGGCCGAACACGTGGTCCGAGGCCCAGCCCGCCGCGACGGCGCCGAGCGAGCCGATCAGCGGTATGGCGATCGCGGTGAATGCGCTTCCTTTAATGCTCTGACCCTGAAAGTCGGCCATGTACTGCACGGTCCAGTTCATGAAGGTGTAGCGCACCGAGTTCATGCAGAAGAAGCCGAGCCCGAGGATCCAGATCAACCTGTTCTGGAGGGTCATGACAAGAATGTCTCGGGTGGACAAAACCCCGCCCGGCGCAGGTTCGCCCGGTCCGGAATGATGTCCGGTGTCGTCCCTGACGGGTGGAAAGCCCGCGTCCTCGGGCCTGTTGCGCAGGCCGATGGCGAAGACGAGGGCCATGGGGATAAGGATGAGTCCCGGCACCATGAAGGCGGCGCGCCAGCCGAGAGAATCGCACAGAAAACCCGCCAGAAGCCACGAGACGACGTTACCGACCTGGTAACAGGTCGATATGAGCCCGACGAGCATGCCACGGCGTTCGGAGGTATTCCAGTTGGAGAGAGTCTGGATGAGAAGGGACCATCCCGCCGACTGGGCGTAGCCGTTGACGGCCCAGAGGGCCAGCATCATTCCGAACGAGGAGCTGACCGAGAACAGCAGGTTGGTCGCCGCGGCCCCGACGAGGGCAATGGTCATGAGGCGCCTGGCCCCGAAGCGCTCGCCAAGGGTACCGTTTACAACCTGGCCTACGGCATAACACATGGCATAAATGGAAGGTATAAGCCCTATCTGTGCGGCGGTCCAGGATGGGAATTCGCGCAGGATCAGGGGCTGTGCGACCGCAAAATTGACCCTGCACAGATAATATGATGCGTACCCGGCCCACAGCAACCAGAAGATTCTGAGCTGCCACGCTCGCAGTGAAGCGGCGTTTGGGACGTGTGGTGTGACGGTATCCATGGGTCCACCCCTGTCAATATAAAAGGATGCGACACGGATTATCCCGGATAAAACGTAGCGCGTCAAGAGAATCAATACGCGACGATATGAAAATGTTATGAATAATCCGGTGATAGTGGACAGTTTTCCCCCGGAGATGGCCGAAGGTGGTACCCGGCAAAGCAGTATATAAATTTAAATTAATAGTAAAAAAATATTGACGCCCGGGACGCAGGGTGAATATTATTCATATTATGAGCGTCATTCATTTTATTAATGGAGCCGGGATGTGTCATGCGGCTTTTTCGGAATGCCGGCATGGTCTTTATTATAGCCCTGTTTTGGAGGTTCGTTATGTATGAAGATTTATCGGGCAAGACGGCGCTGATTACCGGTTCGGGTAAAAAGACCGGCATGGGGTACGGCATAGCCGAAAAGCTCGCCGCGCACGGGACCAACGTCATTATTTCCGACCTGGGTAAAAAGACTGGAAAGGATGACCCCGTAAAGATTGGCTCCATCGACGAGATGGAGACGATCGCCGGTGAGCTTGGAAAAAAGTACGGTGTCAAGGTGATTGCGGTACCCATGGACGTTGTCGATAACGCCTCCATCAACGCCGCGGTCGAGACGATCAAGAAGAGCTTCGACCACGTAGACATCCTCTGTAACAACGCCGGCGCGTCCTTCGGCGTGCCGAACACCGTCATGAATTACGACGAGGCGGCCTGGATCAGGACCATCGATGTCAACCTGTTCAGCGTGTTCCGCGTTTCCAGGGCGCTTTTTCCGCTCATGTTCGGAAAGCCCGCGTCGATCATCAACACCTCTTCCAGGGCCGGGAAGGTGCCTCCGATTTTCAACAGCGCGTACGCCGTGGCCAAGGCCGGCGTCATCATGCTCACCAAGACAATGGCGAAGGAGTTGGGGGCGGCCAATATCCGAGTCAACGCCATATGCCCCGGTCAGATCATGACCGATCTCGAGAGGTGGCGCTTCGGCCTCGAGGCGCAGTTCTTCAACTCGACGATCGAGGAGCGGGAGAAGGAAATGTGTAAAACCATTCCCCTGGGATATATAGGTGAAATACAAGATGCGGGGAGCCTCGCGGCGTTTCTCGCGTCGGAGGAATCGCGCTATATCACCGGCCAGGCGCTCAACCTGGACGGCGGGCAGTGCATGGAGCTGTAGGAATATTCGAGGCGGGCGTTAGTCCCGCCGTATAACCAAATCAAGGGAGAAAGCATAATGGAAAAGGTAATCGGAGGACAGCTCGCGGCGGAGGCGCTCATCGACAAGGGGGTGGAGTACATCTTTACACTCAGCGGTGGTCATATCACGCCCATCTATCAGTTCCTCGAGAAGACCAAGGTGAAGCTCTTAGCCACACGGCACGAGCAGGCGGCGGTGTTTATGGCCGAGGCCTGGGCGCGCATGACGCGCAAGCCCGCAGTGGCGATGGTGACGGCGGGTCCCGGATTTACGAACGCGCTCACGGGCATAGCCAGCGCGCGCCTCGCTAACGCGCCGGTCATTCTGATCTCCGGATGCGTGGGGCTCGAGAGCGCGGAAAAACTCGATCTACAGGATATGACCCAGCTTCCGGTGATCGCGCCCATGGTGAAGAAAGCGCTGGTGTGTCACAACGTGGAGCGAATCCCGGAATTCATCGACATGGCGTTCAGGTACGCCGAAAACGGCAGGCCAGGCCCGATATACCTTGAACTTCCCTGCGACGTTCTCAACGCCGCCGCGGATATGACCAAGGTCAAGAAGTATTCCAGTGTCGTCAAGAAGCGCATAGTCGATCTCGAAAGTGCGGAAAAAATAGTGGACATGCTCAAAGAAGCGAAGAACCCGCTGGTGATAGCGGGAAGCGGAGCGTATTATTCCGATGCGGGCGCCGAGATAACCGAGCTTATCGAGAAGGCGGGCATGCCGGTCTTTACGATGGCCGGTTCGCGCGGCCTCGTCCCTGACACGCATCAACAGTGCTTCGCGTCTTCACTCGCCATCAGGCCGGGAGCGTCATTTATGGCCAACATCAGCACCGACCTGGTGCTTTTCCTGGGGGGGCGTCTCAGCCTCTTCTATATCTTCGGCGACATCTTTCCCTCAACGGCGAAGTTCATCCAGGTGGATATCGAGTCCGAAGAGATCGGCAGAAACCGCTCCATTGACCTGGGGGTGGTGAGCGACATCAAGGCGCTCGTGAAAGAGCTCAATAAAATCATCGACGCGAGGAAGCTTGGAGGTGAGCTTAAGAAGCAGTTCGCCCCCTGGATGGAATTTCTCAGGAAGGCGGACGCCGACGGCAAGGAGCAGGCGAAGCCGATGTGGGAGAGCAAGGAGGTTCCGATACATCCGCTCAGGCTCGCGTGCGAGATCAACGACTTCATGGACCGCGAGGACGACATCGTGGTGGCGGACGGAGGGGATACCGCCACGTGGATGGGCATGACCCGCACGGTGCGTCGCGCGGGCCATTACCTCGACTACGGTCTCTATGGATGCCTGGCCATGGGCCTTCCTTACGCCAACGCGGCGAAACTCAAGAACCCGGATAAGCGCGTACTCCTCGTCATCGGCGACGGTTCGGTCGGATTCAACTTTATGGAGTTCCAGACCGCGATCAAGAACAATCTTCCCATCGTGGTTGTCGTGGCCAATGACACCCTGTGGGGCATGATCGCCCACAGCCAGACGCTGCGGCTGGGCCACGCGATAAAGGACGGGACTGACATCGGCATGGTCCATTACGAGAAGCTGGTCGAGGCGCTCGGCGGTTTCGGCGCCTTCGTGGAGAAGCCGGAAGACATACGGCCCGCGATCGAGGCGGCGTTCAAGTCCGGCAAGACCGCCTGCGTCAACGTGATGGTGGACCCGTCCACGATCAGCCCGGGAAGCGTCGCCCTCGCCAATCTCGGCGGCTACAAGGTGGGGTGATATGGCGGACATAGGGAGCGTACCGAGAGCCATGAGTATGTAGTGCGCAAAAAGGCCTTCCCGCCGGAGATCGCGGGAAGGCCTTTCGTTATACCGGTTTTCAAAGGTCATTCCGCTCAGTGTTTCTGCAAAGAGTTCACTGTCGTTGCGACTGTGAGGCTCGCGCGGTGACGACCGGAGGGGTTATAAGAGGTGCCCGTCCGCCTTAACCACAACCGAACGGAGGTTTTTCATGGATGCAGCCGCAATCGATCAGATTCATCTGAATTTTAATGCACAGGGCCTTTTTATCATCAACGCGGCGATCGGGCTCATGATGCTGGGTGTCGCCCTCGAGATGAAGGTTGGAGACTTCAAGCGAATTCTGGTATCTCCGAAAGCTCCGGCAATCGGACTGATCGCCCAGTTCATTCTGCTGCCGGCGTTTACGTATTTGCTGGTGCTCGTACTCGAGCCGGCGCCTTCGATCGCGCTCGGCATGATGATGGTGGCGGCCTGTCCGGGAGGAAACCTTTCGAACATCATTACCTATATGGCCAGGGGCAATACCGCCCTCTCCGTCTCCATGACGGCAGTGTCGACCGCGGCGGCTATCGTCATGACGCCCTTCAACCTGGCGTTCTGGGGCAGCCTCAACCCCGGTACGGCGGCCATTCTCAGGGAAGTGCGACTGAGCCCTGTCGACGTGTTCATGACGGTCTTCGTTATTCTGGGGATACCGCTCATCATAGGCATGACGATCGGAAACAGATACCCAACCCTGGCCGAAAAGGTGCGCAGGCCCTTTAAGATATTCACGCTGGTGTTTTTTCTGATCATCGTCCTAGGGGCGCTCGCGGCGAACTGGCAGAACTTTCTCAATTATGTGGGCATAGTCGTCTTTGCGGTTTTCCTTCATAACCTGCTCGCGCTAAACCTCGGGTACTGGTCCGCCTGGTCGATTAAACTCCCGGTGCGCGACCGAAGGGCCATCAGCATCGAGGTGGGCATTCAGAACTCGGCGCTGGGACTCGTGCTCATCTTCACATTCTTTGGCGGCCTGGGCGGCATGGCGCTGGTCGCCGCGTGGTGGGGGATCTGGCACATCATCTCGGGGCTTTCGGCGGCCTTTCTGTTTTCCAGAAAAAAGCTGCCGCCGGCTGAACTTGCCGCCGAGGCGGAATGAACACGACGCAGGTTAATATGCGGCTTGTTGCATAACTGAGCGACTCGGGGGGCGCCCCGATAATTCTCGGATTCGCAACAAATCTATTTCTCATTGAGAGCGAAATCATGAAGGACAGGGTTATCGTGGTTACCGGCGGGGCGAGCGGCATCGGCGCGGCGATCTGCGAGAAGTTCGGCCGGGAAGGGTCGAAGGTGGCGATTCTTGACTTCGATCCGAAGGCGCTCGCCCGCGAAGAGGAGCGCCTCCGCGCGCTGGGGGCCGAGGTAGTGGGCGTAAAGTGCGATGTTACCAGCGAAAAACAGTGTGCGGCGGCGGTGAAAAGCGTGCTGAAGCGCTTCGGCGGCATCGACATCCTGGTCAATAACGCCGGGATAACGCAGCGAAGCACGTTCCGTAATACGACCATGGGTGTATACCGCCGTGTAATGGAGGTCAATTTCTTCGGTGCGCTTCATTGTACAAAACCCGCGCTCGAGTCGCTTATCGAGCGCAGGGGAGTCATCATCGTTACGACAAGCCTTGCGGGTTTCGCGCCGCTCTACGGTCGGACCGGGTATTCCGCGAGCAAACACGCGCTGCACGGATTTTTTCATTCGCTGCGTTCGGAGATGGTGCATCTGGGTGTGCACGTAATGATGCTTTGCCCGGGATTTACGGCGACTAATCTGCAAAGCCGCGCGCTTGACGGCAGCGGGAAGATCAACAGGGGGGACCGGTCGACGGTGGGCAAAGAGTCGACTCCGGAGAGCGTCGCCGACGAAGTGTACCGCGGCGTGCTAAAAAGAAGGCGGGAGCTCGTTTTGACGCCGGTGGGTAAACTGATGTACTACTTCGTGTTGCGCTTCATGCCGGCGTGGTACGAGCGTCAGATGACCAAAAAAATTAAGCCGGAGTTCGATCGGAACGAAGACGGTAAATAGCGCGCGGAATAATTGTGTTTTGGAATACCGGGTAGTCGGGTAATAACGGGCCATTGATCCGGCCGCCGGCCGGATCAATGGTTGCAGTCAGTGCCGGGCTCATTGATGCGGTGTGGTGTGGGCGCGACATGGGAATAATTGCCCTCGCCCGAGGTGCCGGCAACGGGCCCGATAAAAAGAAAAACGTTTACGAAACCGGGAGGCATGTCATGAGAAAGGGGCTTACAGGTTATTTTCTACAGCGATACATTGAAACCGGGTCATTTCTTCTTCAGCAGAAAGTAAGGCTTCTCGTTTACTTCAACCTTGTGCTCTTCGGCCTCATGCCGCCGGCCATTGTCGGGCTCAATATGATCCAGGAGCGCGGCATATTGAGCCTTATGAACGCCGTTCTGGTCCTGGTCATACTGGTGACCATTCTCAGCATGGTGCTGATCCGGAAGGGGTTTTATAACTGGGCCGCCAACATCGTCGCCATCTGCACCTCCGCGGGGATCGTGGCGATGGCATTCAATGCTCATGGTTTCAGGAACGCCGACCATATCAGCAATTTCTTTTACATGTCATCCATTATCGTCTTCGCGGCGCTCTTCTGCCGCAAGGCGGTGGTGATCGGCATCAGCGCTTTTTTCCTGGCAAGCGGTGTTTATTCATATATCAGGGTTATGCCCCTGCTCGAAGAGGTGTACCAGAAGGTGGCCCAGGGGATGGTGGGTGATTATATGTTCGCCGCGCTTCTGACCGCGATGCTTTCGTATATTACCGTAATGATCCACGAGACGAGCAATCGCTACGCGCTCGATGAGGCCGAGAAGAACCGCAGGCAGTGCGAGACGACCGATGCGCTCCTGTATTCGGTGCAGGGCATCGCGGCTACGCTCGCCGAATCCTCCGAGAAGATGTCGGCGACCTCTTCCTCATTCTCGGATAACGCACAGTCGCAGGCGGCCTCGGCCGAGGAAATAACCTCGACGATCGAGGAGATCTCGGCCGGTGTCGAGAACGTGGCCGAAAGCGTGGCCCGGCAGTACGCGATGGTCGCGAATCTGCTTACGGGGATACGGGAGCTCTCCGG
This genomic window contains:
- a CDS encoding bile acid:sodium symporter family protein codes for the protein MDAAAIDQIHLNFNAQGLFIINAAIGLMMLGVALEMKVGDFKRILVSPKAPAIGLIAQFILLPAFTYLLVLVLEPAPSIALGMMMVAACPGGNLSNIITYMARGNTALSVSMTAVSTAAAIVMTPFNLAFWGSLNPGTAAILREVRLSPVDVFMTVFVILGIPLIIGMTIGNRYPTLAEKVRRPFKIFTLVFFLIIVLGALAANWQNFLNYVGIVVFAVFLHNLLALNLGYWSAWSIKLPVRDRRAISIEVGIQNSALGLVLIFTFFGGLGGMALVAAWWGIWHIISGLSAAFLFSRKKLPPAELAAEAE
- a CDS encoding thiamine pyrophosphate-binding protein is translated as MEKVIGGQLAAEALIDKGVEYIFTLSGGHITPIYQFLEKTKVKLLATRHEQAAVFMAEAWARMTRKPAVAMVTAGPGFTNALTGIASARLANAPVILISGCVGLESAEKLDLQDMTQLPVIAPMVKKALVCHNVERIPEFIDMAFRYAENGRPGPIYLELPCDVLNAAADMTKVKKYSSVVKKRIVDLESAEKIVDMLKEAKNPLVIAGSGAYYSDAGAEITELIEKAGMPVFTMAGSRGLVPDTHQQCFASSLAIRPGASFMANISTDLVLFLGGRLSLFYIFGDIFPSTAKFIQVDIESEEIGRNRSIDLGVVSDIKALVKELNKIIDARKLGGELKKQFAPWMEFLRKADADGKEQAKPMWESKEVPIHPLRLACEINDFMDREDDIVVADGGDTATWMGMTRTVRRAGHYLDYGLYGCLAMGLPYANAAKLKNPDKRVLLVIGDGSVGFNFMEFQTAIKNNLPIVVVVANDTLWGMIAHSQTLRLGHAIKDGTDIGMVHYEKLVEALGGFGAFVEKPEDIRPAIEAAFKSGKTACVNVMVDPSTISPGSVALANLGGYKVG
- a CDS encoding MFS transporter; the encoded protein is MDTVTPHVPNAASLRAWQLRIFWLLWAGYASYYLCRVNFAVAQPLILREFPSWTAAQIGLIPSIYAMCYAVGQVVNGTLGERFGARRLMTIALVGAAATNLLFSVSSSFGMMLALWAVNGYAQSAGWSLLIQTLSNWNTSERRGMLVGLISTCYQVGNVVSWLLAGFLCDSLGWRAAFMVPGLILIPMALVFAIGLRNRPEDAGFPPVRDDTGHHSGPGEPAPGGVLSTRDILVMTLQNRLIWILGLGFFCMNSVRYTFMNWTVQYMADFQGQSIKGSAFTAIAIPLIGSLGAVAAGWASDHVFGRRRAPVCAIMLFGLAGVCAIFVAIPAGSWVLATAMLGLAGFLIYGPDMLMSGAATIDLSHPRAASIATGLTMSLGATGAIFSGAGIGLLKDLAKGDWSLVFWVLAGLSVVSALLMVSIWNARPKGS
- a CDS encoding SDR family oxidoreductase, coding for MKDRVIVVTGGASGIGAAICEKFGREGSKVAILDFDPKALAREEERLRALGAEVVGVKCDVTSEKQCAAAVKSVLKRFGGIDILVNNAGITQRSTFRNTTMGVYRRVMEVNFFGALHCTKPALESLIERRGVIIVTTSLAGFAPLYGRTGYSASKHALHGFFHSLRSEMVHLGVHVMMLCPGFTATNLQSRALDGSGKINRGDRSTVGKESTPESVADEVYRGVLKRRRELVLTPVGKLMYYFVLRFMPAWYERQMTKKIKPEFDRNEDGK
- a CDS encoding SDR family NAD(P)-dependent oxidoreductase; this translates as MYEDLSGKTALITGSGKKTGMGYGIAEKLAAHGTNVIISDLGKKTGKDDPVKIGSIDEMETIAGELGKKYGVKVIAVPMDVVDNASINAAVETIKKSFDHVDILCNNAGASFGVPNTVMNYDEAAWIRTIDVNLFSVFRVSRALFPLMFGKPASIINTSSRAGKVPPIFNSAYAVAKAGVIMLTKTMAKELGAANIRVNAICPGQIMTDLERWRFGLEAQFFNSTIEEREKEMCKTIPLGYIGEIQDAGSLAAFLASEESRYITGQALNLDGGQCMEL
- a CDS encoding methyl-accepting chemotaxis protein; protein product: MRKGLTGYFLQRYIETGSFLLQQKVRLLVYFNLVLFGLMPPAIVGLNMIQERGILSLMNAVLVLVILVTILSMVLIRKGFYNWAANIVAICTSAGIVAMAFNAHGFRNADHISNFFYMSSIIVFAALFCRKAVVIGISAFFLASGVYSYIRVMPLLEEVYQKVAQGMVGDYMFAALLTAMLSYITVMIHETSNRYALDEAEKNRRQCETTDALLYSVQGIAATLAESSEKMSATSSSFSDNAQSQAASAEEITSTIEEISAGVENVAESVARQYAMVANLLTGIRELSGIITVMSSRIEESAGHASEISDQGESGERSLSAMSEGMKNIMQSSRDMNGIIGIINDIADQINLLSLNAAIEAARAGDAGRGFAVVADEISKLADRTASSIKDISTLIGMNEKEINRGIADASNVMGLMNGIVSGIEGISSRMGDILNYLKQQIQTSGRVEKDAESLRAVSDEIKTAAEEQKVAASEITRSISIINEIAQSNADGAGQIAEGARELAGVAETLKGKVTSF